The following are encoded in a window of Streptococcus pasteurianus genomic DNA:
- the aroD gene encoding type I 3-dehydroquinate dehydratase, protein MKIVVPIMPKNLEEAQSIDISKFDEVDIIEWRADFLDKDDIMTVAPAIFEKFSGREIIFTIRTDKEGGNINLSDDDYVELLKNINAIYHPDYVDFEYFSHKEAFQQMLDFPNLVLSYHNFDETPENLMESFSELTALAPRVVKVAVMPQSKQDVLDLMNYTRGFKTLNPEQEYATMSMGKLGRVSRFAVDVFGASWSFASLDQASAPGQVALADMKHIREVLDAD, encoded by the coding sequence ATGAAAATAGTAGTACCTATAATGCCTAAAAATTTAGAAGAGGCACAGTCGATTGATATTTCGAAATTCGACGAAGTCGATATTATTGAGTGGCGAGCAGATTTCTTAGATAAGGATGACATTATGACTGTTGCGCCAGCTATTTTTGAAAAATTTTCAGGTCGAGAAATTATTTTTACCATTCGTACGGATAAGGAAGGTGGCAACATTAACTTATCTGACGATGACTATGTTGAGCTTTTGAAAAATATTAATGCTATTTACCACCCAGATTACGTTGATTTTGAATATTTTTCTCATAAAGAAGCTTTTCAACAAATGTTAGACTTCCCAAATCTTGTTTTGTCATATCATAATTTTGATGAAACCCCTGAGAATTTGATGGAGTCATTTTCTGAACTAACGGCCCTTGCTCCACGTGTGGTTAAAGTTGCTGTTATGCCACAGAGTAAACAAGATGTGTTGGATTTGATGAATTACACACGTGGTTTCAAAACATTAAATCCAGAACAAGAATACGCAACGATGTCTATGGGAAAACTTGGACGCGTTTCACGTTTTGCTGTTGATGTTTTTGGCGCTTCGTGGTCATTCGCTAGTTTGGATCAAGCAAGTGCGCCTGGACAGGTTGCTCTTGCAGATATGAAACATATTAGGGAGGTACTTGATGCAGATTAA